DNA from Nymphaea colorata isolate Beijing-Zhang1983 unplaced genomic scaffold, ASM883128v2 scaffold0140, whole genome shotgun sequence:
TAAAAGCAAAGACACCATAAAATCGGATAAATTTTACAGGGAGATCTCGCAAAAGCCAAAGAAGAACAGACGAGACTGAACATCATCATCGGAGAAAAGGATGCAGGAGAGGCTGTCTTGAGGGAGGAGctgaaaaaagagaaggaataaTATACCAAGCTGGACATGAAGCTCAATGCGTTACGGAAATAGTTTGAAAAGTTCAAGGAAACCCTTGTGGATAATCTCAATACTGTATTTTCCTCCATTCCGGAAGGCCTTAATGGCCAAACTAGGCAAATGCGCTCAACAGTCACTGATAAATCAGCTGCAAAGGAAAATAGCGAAGTGCTTAGCTTGCTGATGGGACTAGGCAGGTAGGCAAGACTGAATATGACTCGAACAGTGGACCAGCTCAAACAAACAATCCGAgacaattaaaaattaaattccGACTACTCCACCTCAATGAACAAGAGCAGCACTGCGGAATTCGAGTTCAGCCAGGCCATCACCCAACTCCAGGAGGAAATGGCAGAGCTGCTGGAGGAGAAGACCAAAGACCAAAACAAGTACGAGGAGGAAATTTTCCTCCTAGAGGGCCggctgaaagaaaaagatgcCTCCATTAATCAACTCACGGAACAACTGGAAGAATTTGACTTCCTCATCAAGAACCTAAAGACATAATTCGAGCTTTACCGGCAAGAATCACAGAAAAAGGATTCCGCAAAGAGTAAATTAATCGAGGAACTAAGGGAGCAAGTTGAATACCAGACCGCAGAAATCGAAAATCTTTAACATAATATCGAAAAATACCACCAAAGCTTAGAAGCAAGCGAACTATAGCTATTAACGAGCAGAGAGAATGGTTAAAAACTCGCTAAAGACGTAGGATAGGCGAAGGATAGCATCTCACAACTGGAAGAGACTGTTGCCTCATTGAAGAAAGAGCTGAAGAGGGCGGTTGAGAGAGGATAAGAGCTAAGCATGGGAATAGCGCATAAATAGGAGGAACTTCGCAAGAATGAGCAAAACTTGCAGGAAGAGGAGCGCAAAGCTTCATAGTTGCGCGAATTTTTGAAGGGCCTGATGCGCCAGAAAGAAGAAATCATCAAAAACTAGCTGGAGAAGAGCGAAAAAGTGCTATAGCTTGAGACCAGCCTTGAAGAAGCCAGGCATTAACTGGAATCACTGGAGGAGGCTTATAAAAAGAGCAAAAACTTATAAtaagaacaaaaggaaaccaTCAAGAAGCTGAATAAGAGCTTAAAGGACTAATAGACAGCTAAACTAGATGAAAAAGCAAGAGGCAATAAGCTGGCTGACCGCTTGAAGGACAAAGAGAAGGAAATCCTAGCCAAAGACGAGATGATTAGCAAGCTGGAGGATAGAGTAAAGAGAGAAGCAGAGAAAAAGGCCAAAGATGTGAAGGAACTATAGGCTTAACTAGACTAAACTTACCAAAACTTCTAACCGTCTAAAGATAGTCCTGCTAGCAAATACTGTCCTTGGAAAACCTTAACGAAAAATATAACAATTAAAACCAAAAATTAACCGAATCGTTGATATCCACTGAAGAAAGCCTCTTTAAGGAAAAGACCAAAAACGAAGAGCTAAGAGACAGTTTGACAGCCACTGAAAAAGCATTAAACGAATGTGAGCATGAAGTAAAGAGACTAACTGCCAAGATATAGTCCTGGAATGAGGAGTTACGAGTAGCTGAAGAAGAATCATTCAAATTGCAGGGCAAGATCAACTTACTCTAGATGAAATTCGACATGAAGGAGAGCGAGAGTAGGGATAGCCTCCAGAATCTCAACGATGACTGGTCCAGCAAATACTACTCAATGGAGGAAGAGTACGAGCAACGCTTAGAACTTGCAGAAAAGGAACGGGACTTCCTCAAGGAAAAATTGGCAGAAAGCGACAAGGAAATTAAGAAACTTGCAAACGACCTAAGAACGCAAGAAACTGCCATCTCTGGAATTAAGAAGAATTGCGAGGATAAGGTAAAAACTTTGTAAGAGGACCGCCTTGCCGCAATCGCACAGAAGAACACAGAGAACCAGCGCTTGGTAGACGAAGTTCGGACCAGTTTCGACGCACTGAAGCTCAAGGAGTCGGAATGCCGCAAGCTGAACAGCTAGTTGGAGCTACTGAAGGCCAACTTGGCCAAAGTGGAGGCTCGCTGGCGAGAAGGCGAGGAGAAAATCCGCAGTCTCAACCGCAGCTACCAGGCAGAGTCAGAGGAAATGCGCAAGAAGGAGCAGACATTCaagagaataaaagaaaatttgacgAGCTCTCTGTGGAAGGCCTAAAGATAGGTGCGCAAGTTGGTCCAGAACAACGCAAGACAAGTGATTGAACTAGTGGACGAAAAGAACACGATTCGCGTAATGGAGGTGAGCAGAGTGCTGGAGCAGAGCGTGCTCGCCGCTATCTCCTTCAAGCTCGATGAGAAGGAGGCCTGATTTGATTATTTCTGTGATTACCCTTACTGGCATCAATTCCTAACTTAGGGAACATTATATATGGAGCGAAAGAAAGATAAGCTAACCAAAATACACTTCTGGGCCTACGGAGTGGGACACTTCATCAACGACCTTGTGGTGGCCTGCTGGTTTAACTTCCTCCTCTACTTCCTCAAAAGAGTGGCAGAAACACCAGTTGCCTCCTATGTGCTCTTCATTGGACAGGTCACCGATGGATTGACTACGCCTCTTGTTGGATTTTTTTCGGATAAGTGCAATACTCGCTTCGGTAGCTGTGCTTCTATTTAGGCAAACGCATTCCTTGGTACTTCGCAGGAGTGCTTCTGGTTTCGCTTTCGTTCATGCCTCTCTTCGTGGTGATCAAATCAACTTACGAGATCTAGTTTGCCTTTTACGTTGGGTTTGGCATCATCTTTAGCATCGGCTGGGCAGCCATCCAGATCAGCCATATGAGCCTCGTCCCTTCACTCACTCTCAACCGGAAACGCAGGGATCGGCTCAATAACCTGCGCAACTTCTTCACATTTGCCTCCAATCTGATTGTGCTCGGCCTAGGACTGGTAATTTTCACCACTGTGGAAGATAATGAGGTGGGTTTCTTCGTGATTGCAGCAGTTGCTCTGCTTCTGGGCATGGCTGCcagcattttctttctttgcgtTATAAAAGAAAAGCAGCTGTCCATAACTTAGGGAAGAGGAGAGCAGGAAGGCGAGTCTTTGATCGAAAGATAAGGAGATACGGAAGCGTGGGAATAGAGTCACAGCAACTGGAAATGGTTCAGCATGCCAGCTTTCTACCTTTTTGGCATCTGTTACATGGGCGTGCGCATTTACACCAACATGTTTGGCACCCTGCTTCCCTTCTACCTCGTGGGCGTCCTAAACCTTGGATCCCATGAATAGTCAGGCATTTCCTTTAATATTGCCCTTGTGCCTCTCATTTGCTACTTTTCCTCTGTCCTCGCAGCAAGTAAGCTGACCTGGTTCTACGCCAACGTCGGCAGAAAGAGAGCGCTTATGATAGGGACGGTCATATGCGTTCTAAGCATGGTGGTGGTATACTTTCTGATTGTCGATTTCGCGTGGGTGATATACTATGTAGCTATCTTCATCGGCATATCCCAAGCAATGGTTTTAGGAACAGGCATCAACCTAATCTCTGAAGTGGTAGGGGACAAGGGCAGCAAGGGTGCCTTTGTGTTCGGGATTTATAGTTTCTGTGATAAGATTACAGTGGGAGTCATCATTTACCTTGTGAGCAATACTTAGGCATACACAAAGACATCAGAACTGAACCAGGGGGATATAGACTTCATCAAGCTAACCCTCACTCTCATATCAGGTGGAGGATGCCTATTAGGCGCTCTAATCGTGCTCCTCTATCCTATCCCATAATATAGACATTCGGATaagatcaaataagacaatAAAACTCCAACCAACGAGAAAATAGACGCGCCTAATATGTGATTATTGAATAATCAAATGATCCATATCATTCACTGGTAATGTGACGCTTGTGTCTTTGGTTCAATCCACAGTACTAATGGTTTGCCTTTCTGGAATCTTTAGCCAAGAACTTCCATAGCTAATGAGGGGTCATATTATCGGACTCTGTTGGAGCTGTCTTCGCTATTGATTTATAGATATCCTTGATGTAATTTGCCAGTCTGAATCCTGCCAGCGTGATTCGCTTCTTCGATGTCTCGTAGGTGAGGTGGATGTATTCGTCGTTGAGCTTGTTAGTGGTGGCGACGTAGGGGTAAGTAGTGTTCTGAGCGATGAGGAAGGATTCCTGGGCCCATACCAGAGGATCGATAATTTATCCCAAAGCAGCCACCTCCTTTCCGTACTGGTTGACCAATTGCGAAGCCACTTCCTTAAGAGCAGTGAGGTTCTGCATCTTGAGAGGACGGACCATCACCCAACTGTCATTCTGCAGCAAGTACCCTCCTGCGTCCCAGTACGAGTGAAAATTGCTGGTTGAGCCATTCTTGAGGACAACTTTCAAGAAATTTCCGCCTACATCTCCTTTGGGGAAGCTCTCGTTGAAGAGAGCAACAGAATGAAGCGGTTGGTGGATGTCACCGACCAAATGAACCAGATACCTAGCAAACAAAGCCCTCTCAGCTGTCGTCTTGTTGATGTTGGTCCTCAGCACCTTGGAGGCTACCTTCATGATTTCGATTGAGTTTACTGCTGACTCGGTGTAGTTGATGACTGGGTTGACAGTATCCTCGACGTATGGACTTAGTGAATGCATATTTACCCATCCTTGTAGTGCCACGGATTGAACAGGCCCATGTTGTATTTGTTCGATTTGATATCATCCGCCCAGCAAGCAGACTCGATGAAAGTGGAACTGCGCCCATCGCAGAGCTCATTGATGGAGTATATGAGCTCTCTGAAATGGACAACAGCATAAGAATCCTCCTCGAGCAGTTTAGCCTCGGCGATTGCAGCAGTCAGCATGTGACCCACATCCCACCAAGAGAGACAGAGAATGGGTAGGGCTAGCAGCACCAAGGGAAGGGACAGCTTCATAATTATATTAGAATCGATGGTTAGCAATCACAACATCACAATAATCTACCATTCATTAAGTACTCATCACAATTCCTTGAGGACGCCATTCTCTCCCACCTATACGCTCGGGTACTCCTCGCTCATGATCGGCCTGTCGTTCTCAAAGCCAGCATCAGGAGAACGTTACATCCAGATCAGGTCCTTCTTGTGAATGTTCTCTCTGTTGTTGAAGATAAGGTCACGATAACATCCTGATTTGCGCAGTTCCTTAATAAATGGCTGCTTACCTTTACAAGACGCTAAAGGTTGTCAAGAGACCAGTATCCGCTGACCAGCTCCTCGAACATAGGAACGCAGTTGACTCTGAAGGCCTCCCGCATGATGCTGAGATGTCTGGACCTTGAAGGAGTGGCGCTTACAGCCTTCACCTTGCTTCCCAGGGCGTAGACAGCAACGAAATCCCAGTTCTCCACCGATCCGATGATCAGCACGCTGTCGAAGAAGTCACGAGTGCCCACGTAGGAAAGCTTTTTCCCGAAGAAGGAATGCGTCTGGAATGGCACATAGGAGAAGGGGATTCGCTGAATCAATCCAATTTTACGAGCGCTTCCATGTTGAGAGCCACGTTGTAGCCTTGCTCCATGGCTACGTTGGGATTGCTGCTCACCAGTCTCTTGTTTAGGAGGAAATATTCGTTGGCTGATCCGCTTCCCGCCGCGAAGACTCTGATGTTGTCAGTGCGACCGAAGGTATCCCCACTGATGCGGTCGTCGTGGAAGAAGTCGAAATCAGTGTACTTGCCGTTCTTCACCCATTCCTAAATCGCAAAAAGTATACGGTATTGCCTGCAAAGGCATGGGGGAAGACGACGACAGCATCGGCTTTGAGTCTGAGCTCTTCTGAGATGCGGACCTGCACTGAATCTTGGTAGTTGGGTTTCGGATCATTGAGATTTACTTTCAAGAAGGGGTTATTGCTggtcaatttcttcttgttcttcttgctGAACCTATTGGAGAAGATAAGCTCGTCCTGAACTTTAATATAGAAGTCGACTCCGCGGGAAGTGAATTCTTTCGCGAACGCCTTTTAGATATCAGGACCAAGGTATTCAGCAATGGCGGAATCTTTCTCAGTATCAACCACCTGCACTTTAATATCTGGGAATTCCTTATTGAGAGCTTCGATGAATTAAAGACTCTAGATGTTGTAGCCGAGCACAAGGAGACTTTTGACTGTATTTTTATTGAGGAAAGTCAGCAATTTTTGATGCTGTTCTTTCGAGCGGAGAGGACAGAAGACATTCTCAGCGAGGTTGATGCGACTGTCCTTGTCTGAGTTGACGGTGATGGATTCGTAGGTGGGTATTTTTTGCACGACGCCAGTGGCGACCAGAAGAGCATCGAACTACAGCCTTGTGCCATCGCCGAAAGTGATATAAGGGTAATACTGCTTGTTGATGATCCTGTAGGCTTCTTAATTGAAGATGAAGTCAATGCCGTAATACTCATACCACTCCTTCCTGTAGTAAGCTAGTTTATTGTATATCTTCTCCTAGAGCTGCTCGCGGATGTATTCATCAAGCTCCTTCCCAGACCTCAGATCATAGTTGGTGTTTTTATTGGGAGTGCTGTTGGGCGCGTTTTATTTGTCATTGAGATGCAAGTTGAGGATGGATTTGTGCAAGTATTCCTTCTTGTAGGGATAGTGGAATTTCCCCTCTTTTACCACTGATATTTCGCCCTGGAAGCCAAACTGCCGCAATCCGTTGACGCAGCCGATAGTAGCTGCATCGTCCCCTCCCAAAATGACCACCTTGCGCAAATCCTCAACGTCGCGTTCTAGAAGACTGGGCGCCACTGAGGAGGGAATGGCTAGCGGGTAGACCAGCTTCACGATGCCGTTGCGTTCCTCGGAAAAGAAGATGGGCAGGTTGAATAGGGAAGGACCGTGCTCGACGCTGCCTGACTTGATGTCGAAGATGCATCCGTGGTGGGGGCAAAATAATTTGTCATTGAAGCAAATCGCGTCCTAGAGAGAAGAGTGGGTGTTGTCGGTTTCGAACGGTTCCTTGTGCGGGCATGCCGCCGAGAAGGAGTATAGTTTGTTGTTGAGCCTCATCACCATGATCTTGCGGTCCCTGCCTTCATGATCCTTCACAGTGACTACTTTTCGCTCTCCTTCCACCAGCTCCTTCCCCTAGCATACGTCGACCGTCTGCAGTTTCTTGATATAGGAATCCAGGTTGATTGTGGTGGGCTACTCATCAGAAAGAGGAGCTGTGCTCGTCTCCTCAACCACCATGGAGTCTAGGAGCATTTTGCGGGTCCTAAAGAAGGAGTAAGCGAGGATGGTGCTGGCAGCGATTATCTTTTTGGGTGTGAAGAAGCGACTAAACAAGTTTCGACCGAACCGAGAGAACATTTCCCTATAAGAATCCGATATTATTGTTGACACAATTATAAATGGACAGTCGTGTTGCATTGACCATACAAATCACTGGCTCACTCCTGGTATTTGGGGATCAGGTTGAAGAACTTGCTCAGCGCACGCTCAGTCCCGTTGATTGCACCCATTGAGAGCTCCACAACGCCCAAACCCACCAGAATCTCCCAGAAGGCCACCACTTGCACAGCCACCAAAAGGATGAACCACGATGGCAAAAGATACGTCAGCTGTGCAGCCAGGCCAAGGGCCACAATCACCATCAACTCTAAGCTAAATCCATAGATACTGTGCACTCCCGAAAGCTAGAGGTACTTGCGGAGGAGGTCGTTGGCGGAGCAGCACTTCTCCTCTTGGCAGCAGTTGGCCTGCTGGAGGAGGTGGGGGCGAGGGTGGCGGTGAGTATGATTGCGATGGCGATGAAGGAGGTGAAGTTGGGGAGGAGGTAGTAGGCGAGGAGGAGGGAGTTGAGCAGGAGGGCGTGCTTGGCGATCGGCAGGTACTGCTTCAGCTGCTATGCGTTCATCTCTCAAATTGATTATATACATAAGCTACCCCCAGTTGAGCATACTCACAAACACCATCAAATAAAAGTGAATACACCATATACTCCTTACAACTTCCCTCCTCCTTAGCCACGGTAAGAGTTGCACAATCCCAGGTTTTACTTCCATAAATGGGATAATTGATTTCTCGTATACGGGGTGAACTATCGGAATAATATCGATAATTCAAATGGAAAGTCTGCTCCTTCGCATCTCCGACCTCAGACAGCAAATCACTGCATTTCTACGCGATTGTGCACGAGAATTACCCAATAACTCAGCCCCACTCATCCTGTACTCCTCCTACGATCGATACCTAACCGTCAAGGATATCAATGGACACCAGTGGAGGGTGGACGAGACTTACATCAACAGCTTCCACCACGTATACAGCAAACAAGCATGTAATCACTGTCCAATTTAGATAAGATAGTGCGGCTGGTGGACTGGACGCTAGATTTGAAATTCAGTGGAAAAGAATGCACCAAGATGGAAGTGGTCTCCTCCGATGCAGAGTTCTACTCCGGAAAGGACAGCAAACGCATCTCCGCATGCCACTTCAAGTTCGCACTTGCCGAAACACCCACCGAGATAGCCTAGCTCGGAAAGGAAGCCAAAGGCTATCTCAATCGCATCGGAAAGAGAGAGGTTTGTAGTGTTTCCCGAAATATACACAAGTAAATGAAAACATTGATATCGTTCgcaaaaaggaaggaaaagcaGCAACTGCCGACAATTGAATACCAACCTTGGAAGAAGGTAGAGAAAGAGCTTACCCCTTAAGATGCTCTCTCACCCGCAGGGCTATAGGTTCTGGACAAGATGAGGCACTTCATCAAAATAGACCAGATACTAGAATTCGCCAAAAGCCATAACCTGTCGATGGAGTGCACCACCAGTCTGAAGGACCTGCTATAGCACAAATCCAAAATCGCCAAGAAAGAACCCAACGATGAGCAGGCCAAGTGATGCCTTTGAGTTAAATTAATCATCATCTATTATAAACAGATTTGAATGAGCAACTAAGACGAGAAGGTGAACTGGGTGACCGTCATTAATTTCCTAGAGGTAGCCTGCCAGCCAATTCAGAAGGAGTACACGCAAGCCAGCATCCGTTAGCGCGAGTGGAAATACGAAAAGGAAGTGCTCACCTCCCGCATCTCCAGCCTCGAGGCTGAGCTGAGATCCAATACCATCGTCTGCGAGGACCTAGTCAACAGAATCAAAATACTCTAAATCGCCCTCAAAGAGGAAAAGTATGCCACCACTCAAGTAGGTCCAAGAAAGCCAATGGCAAGACCATGATGGATTCCAAATAAATCGCATCCCTCATCGACAAGCTCAACATCGCAAAGCAAGTCGATAAGTCCACCCACGAGCAGTTCCTGCAAGAGTAGCTATTTTACAATGCAGTTTCACCAAAGATCTGAAATTTTTGCGGTAGGAACCACCAAAATTCGTGGATCAGCCCACTGAAAACGCATAGAGGAGCATCAATAATCAATTTAGACTGAACGACAGGCGGAAGTTTGGAGCGCATCTCGATGTAGTCACTGCCATGATCCCCCTCGAGAGCAGCACTGAGGCCCTATTCGCAACTGCTTCCGAGGATTGCCTCATTAAAGTGTGGAGCCTACCGACCGTCCTCAAATAGGAATGCCCATAGCCCAAACACACTCTCCGCAAGCACACCGGTCCTCTCTTTTCGCTGGCAGGAGGGGTGAATCCCCACAACAAAAGCGAGTGTGTGCTGTTCAGTGGAGGAATCGAAGGAGATATCAAGTCTTGGCGGTTGGACCGGGGCGTGGCCGAGTGGACTGGCAGCTGGATGAACGGCGCCGAGGAAGAGCAGACCATCTGGGAACTGCACATGCGCGAAGATGTAAGCATCCCGACATATAGAAATTGCTCAGCTGCAGCTCGGACGGCTTCGTCAGGATGTTCAAAATCAACCAAAACCCAAAGATGGAACTCACCATGCTCAAGGAGTTCAAGGAAAAACAATGTATAATAATAACTATAAAGTTAACCATGTGGCAGTAAAGTTCATTTCCGAGCAGTTCTTCCTGGGAAGCTGCTCCTCAGCCCTAGGATCCAGCTGTGGGACGTGGAGGGTAAGCTGTGCCAAAAATACTTATACGAGAGCGAAAAGGGGAAAGAACCGTCTCTAGTCCAGGCGAACAAGCTGTAGATCAGCAAGGACCTGAAGATAGTGGTTGCAGGCTGTGAAGACGGTTTCGTTCGATGCTTCGACTATTCCAGTTCCAGagttataaaaaaattgcaggTAAACGCATCAGTGACTTCCCTGCTGGCCTGGGAGTGGGAAATAGCTGCAGGCGACCACAGGGGCGCCCTCCACGTGTGGGACTCGA
Protein-coding regions in this window:
- the LOC116268173 gene encoding nuclease P1-like, with the protein product MHSLSPYVEDTVNPVINYTESAVNSIEIMKVASKVLRTNINKTTAERALFARYLVHLVGDIHQPLHSVALFNESFPKGDVGGNFLKVVLKNGSTSNFHSYWDAGGYLLQNDSWVMVRPLKMQNLTALKEVASQLVNQYGKEESFLIAQNTTYPYVATTNKLNDEYIHLTYETSKKRITLAGFRLANYIKDIYKSIAKTAPTESDNMTPH